GCTCATATTTCCTCGAGGCGCCGGCCCTTGCCCTAGGATTGTTCCTGCTCCCTGCCTGCAGGTCCATGGAAACCGCCCGCTGCGGACGCCCATGCCCCGGTGCGGCAGCCCATTCCGATCATCGAACACAGCAAAGGACAGTCATGACCGACGTCTTCATTTTCGACCATGTGCGCACCCCCCGCGGCAAGGGCAGAGCCGACGGCGCGCTCGCCGAGATCACCCCGGTGCAACTGGCTGCACAGATGCTGGAGGCGGTCCGCGACCGCAACAACCTCGACAGCACGCTGATCGAGGATGTGCTCCTCGGCTGCGTGGTGCCGGTGGGCGAACAGGGCGGCAACATCGCCCGCGTCGCCGCACTGGTAGCCGGTTTCGACGACAGCGTGCCCGGCATGCAGATCAACCGCTATTGCGGCTCCGGCCTGGAAGCGGTGAACTTCGCCGCTTCCAAGGTGGGCTCGGGCCAGGTCGACATGGCGATCGGCGGTGGTGTCGAGAGCATGTCGCGCGTGCCGATGGGCAGCGACGGCGGCGCCATGGCGCTCGACCCGCAGGTCGCGTTCAAGATGTATTTCACCATGCAGGGCGTCAGTGCCGACCTGCTCGCCTCGCTGCATGGCTTCACCCGCGAACAGTGCGACGCCTATGCGGTGGAGAGCCAGCGTCGTGCCGCCCAGGCCTGGGCCAATGGCTGGTTCGACCGCTCGGTGGTGCCGGTCAAGGACGTGCTCGGCCTGCCGGTGCTGGCGAAGGACGAGGCAATCCGCCCCGAGACCACGCTGGCGTCGCTCGCCGCGCTCAAGCCCTCCTTCCTCGAGATGGGGACGCAGTACGGCTTCGACGGCGTCGCGCTGCTCAAGTACCCGCAGCTCGAAGCCATCGCCCACATGCACCACGCCGGCAACAGCTCGGGCATCGTCGACGGCGCCGCCGCCGTGCTGGTGGGCAATGCCGAAGCCGGCAAGCGCGCCGGCCTCAAGCCGCGCGCGCGCATCCGCTCGGTCGCCACCGTCGGCTCCGAGCCGACGCTGATGCTCGACGCCCCCAGCTATGCCGCGCAGAAGGCACTGAAGAAGGCCGGCATGACCGCCTCCGACATCGGACTGTGGGAACTCAACGAAGCCTTCTCCTCGGTGGTGCTGTGCCTGATGGAGCGCCTCAACGTCCCCCACGACCGCATCAACGTCAATGGCGGCGCCATCGCCATGGGCCATCCGCTGGGCGCCACCGGCGCCATGATCCTCGGCACCCTGCTCGACGAGATGGAGCGCCGCCAGGTCGGCACCGGCCTGGTCACGCTGTGCGAGGCCGCCGGCATGGGCACCGCCACCATCATCGAGCTCGTCTGAGCGCCACCGGACCACATCAAGGAATCGACAGTCATGACTGAAGTCATCCACATCTCGGTGGACGCCGACGGCATCGCCACCCTGCTCTTCGATCGCACCGACAGCAACATGAACACCATGGACATGAAGTTCATGGCCGAGATCGAGGCCGCGATCGAGCGCCTCGCCACCGACGACGCCATCAAGGGCGCCATCTTCACCTCGGGCAAGCCGGTGTTCGCCGCCGGCGCCGACCTCAAGGAGATGGAAGCCAACCTCGACAAGGCGGAAGAAATCCCGGTGGCCGAGCGCCTGAAGATGAACGCCTCGCTGTCGAAGCTGCTGCGCCGCATGGAGACCTGCGGCAAGCCGGTGGCCTGCGCAATCAACGGCACGGCGCTGGGCGGCGGCACCGAGATCGCGCTCGCCTGCCACTACCGCGTGGTGTCCGACGCCCGCGGCATCCAGCTCGGCCTGCCCGAAGTGCAGGTCGGCCTGCTGCCCGGCGGCGGCGGCACCCAGCGCGTATCGCGCCTGATCGGCATCCAGGCGGCGATGCCGGTGGTGATGGAAGGCCAGGCCCTGTCCGCCGAGAAGGCGCTGAAGATGGGCCTGATCCACAAGATCGTCCCTGCCGCCGAGCTGCTCGCCGAGGCGAAGCGCTGGCTCGTCGAGCAAGGCGACCCGGTGCAGCCCTGGGACAAGAAGGGTTTCAAGGTGCCCGGCGGCGCCGGCCCCTCGGCCCCCGCGGTCGCGCAGATGCTGGTGGTCAGCAACGCCATGCTGCAGGCCAGGACCTTCCACAACCTGCCGGCACCCAAGGCCATCCTGTCCTGCCTGTACGAGGGCCCGCAACTGCCGATGGACAAGGCGCTCGAGGTCGAGGCCAAGTACTTCACCCTGCTGCAGCTCGACCCGGTGTCGCGCAACATGATCCGCACGCTCTTCATCAACAAGGGCAAGGCGGACAAGCTGATGCACCGCCCCGAAGGCGTGCCGAAGACGACTTTCCGCAAGATCGGCGTGGTCGGCGCCGGCCTGATGGGCGCGGGCATCGCCTACCACTGCGCCAAGCTCGGCATCGAGACGGTGCTGATCGACCGCGACCAGGCCGCCGCCGACAAGGGCAAGGCCTATTCCAGCAAGCGCCTGGAGAAGGACATCGCCAAGGGCCGCATGACGCAGGACAAGGCCGACGCCATCCTCGCCCGCATCCACCCCACCACCGAGTACGCCGGCCTGGCCGACGTCGAGCTGGTGGTGGAGGCGGTGTTCGAGGACCGCGGCCTCAAGGCCGAGATCACGCGCAAGCTCGACGCGGTGCTGCCGCCGCACGCGGTGATCGCCTCCAACACCTCCGGGCTGCCGATCAGCGAACTCGCCGAAGCCGGCGCCCACCCCGAGAACTTCATCGGCATGCACTTCTTCTCGCCGGTGGAGCGCATGCCGCTGGTCGAGGTCATCCGCGGCCGCAAGACTTCGCCCGCGACGCTGGCGCGCGCGCTCGACCTGGTGCAGGCGATGAAGAAGACGCCGATCGTGGTCAACGACGGTCCCGGCTTCTTCACCAGCCGCTTCATCGGCGCCTACATCAACGAGAGCCTGGCGATGGTCACCGAGGGCGTGAATCCGGCGCTGATCGAGAACGCGGCGAAGATGGCCGGCATCCCGGTCGGCCCGCTCACCGTGTCCGACGAGATCGGCCTCGACACTGCCTACCACGCCAGCCAGCAGCGCAAGAAGGACGAGGGCGAGGCCTTCAAGCCGACGCCCACCTTCAAGCTGGTGGAAAAGCTCGTCGGCGAGCTCGGCCGCCACGGCCGCAAGAACGGCAAGGGCTTCTTCGAGTACGCCGCGGACGGCACCAAGAAGTTGTGGCCCAGCCTGGCCGAACGGTTCCCACCGCTCGCCGAGCAGCCCGGCGTGGACGAAGTGAAGGCGCGCATGCTCTACGCCCAGCTCGTCGATGCCGCGAAGGCGATGGCCGAGGGCGTGGTCATCGATCCCGCCGACGGCGACGTGGGCTCCATCCTCGGCGTCGGCTTCCCGGCCTACCTCGGCGGCCCGTTCTCGATGATGGACACGATCGGGCTCGACAAGGTGGTGGCCGAGTGCGACCGCCTGGCCGCGCGCTACGGCGAGCAGTACGCCGCACCGCAGCTGCTGCGCGACATGGCGGCCCGCGGACAGCGCTTCTACGGCGCGAACCGCGTCACCCCGCCGGCCGCCCTGCGCTGAGCTGCCCACCACAACGAACCCCGCATCCGCCGCCGCCTCTCCAGGGAGCCGGCGGCGGCTTGCCAAGGAGTAAAGCGTGAACTTCGATTTTTCCGACGATCAGCGCCTGCTGCAGGACGCAGTGCGCACCATGCTCGCCGACACCAGCACCTCGCAGGCGGTGCGCGAGGTGCTCGAGGGCCGGGCGAGCCATTCCGAAGCCGTCTGGCGCAACCTGATCGAGATGGGCGCCGCCGCCGCCGCCATCCCCGAGCAATACGGCGGCGCCGGACTGGGCTACCTGGAACTGTGCCTGGTCGCCGAGGAAGCCGGCCGCCACCTCGCCGCCGTGCCCCTCTCGTCGAGCTTCTACCTCGCGGCCGAGGCCATCCTGCGCGCCGGCAGCGATGCGCAGAAGCAGCGCTGGCTGCCGCAGATCGCCGGTGGCGAGCTCGTCGCCACCGCCGCGCTTGGCAGCCGCGAGCGCTATCGCACCCCCGCCCCGCTCGCCTTCGACGGCGCGACGCTCACCGGCACCAGCCCCGCGCTGGTCGACGGCGGCATCGCCGGGCTGGCGGTGCTGCGGGTGGCCGACGAGCTGGTGCTGGTGGACCTCGCCGGCGCCGGCGTGAGCCGCACGCCCGTGCCTACCCTCGACCCGACCCGCCCGCTCGCCGTGCTCCACTTCGATCGCACGCCTGCCGACCGCCTGCCGGCCGCCGAGGCTGCCACCAATGCTGCCACCGTCGCCGCCCGCGTGCTCGACGGTGCCGCCGTGCTGCTCGCCTTCGAGCAGGTTGGCGGTGCCGCCCGCATCCTGGAGGCGACGCGCGACTACTCGCTCGAGCGCAAGGCCTTCGGCCGCCAGATCGGCAGTTTCCAGGCCCTCAAGCACAAGATGGCCGAGATCTACACCGCGATCGAACTCGCCCGGGTGCACGCCTACTACGGCGCCTGGGCGCTGTCCTCCGACGCCCCCGAGCTGCCCAGGGCCGCCGCCGCCGCGCGCGTGTCCGCCACCCGCGCCTACGTGGTCGCCGCCGAGGAAGGCATCGAGCTGCACGGCGGCATCGGCTTCACCTGGGAGATGGACTGCCACCTCCACTACCGCCGCGCCCGCCATCTCGGCCAGCTCATCGGCAGCGAACACGCCTGGCGCGCGCGCCTGGCGGACGAACTCATCAAGGAGGCCGCGTAAGCGGAACACGCCCACATGGACTTCAGAGACACCCCCGAAGAAGCCGCCTTCCGCGCCGAAGTGCGCGCCTGGCTGGAAGCCAACGGCCAGAAACGCAGCCGCCCCGACGAAGTCTTCGGCGAAGGCCTGGACGACGCCGCGCGGCTCGCCGCCGCCAAGGCCTGGCAGGCGAAGAAGGCCGCAGCCGGCTATGCCGCGATCACCTGGCCGAAGGCGGCCGGCGGCCGCGGCGGCACCGCGATGCAGCATGTGATCTACCAGCAGGAGGAAGCCGCCTTCGTGGTGCCGGGCATGATCTTCGAGATCAGCATCGGCATGGGCCTGCCCACGGTGATGACCTGGGCCGCGCCCGAGCTCAAGGCCCGCTTCCTGCGCCCCGGCCTCGCCGGCGAGCAGATCTGGTGCCAGCTCTTCTCCGAGCCCGGCGCCGGGTCGGACACCGGCGGCGTGCGCACGCGCGCGGTGCGCGACGGCGACGACTGGGTCGTCAACGGCCAGAAGGTATGGACCTCGGGCGCCCACTTCTGCGACTACGGCATCCTGCTCACCCGCAGCGACTGGGACAAGCCCAAGCAGGAAGGCCTGACGATGTTCATCGTCGACATGAAGGCCCCCGGCGTCGAGGTCCGTCCGATCCACCAGATGTCGGGCGACTCGGAGTTCAACGAGGTCTTCTTCACCGACGTGCGCATCCCCGACACCTACCGCCTCGGCCCCGAATGCGGCGGCTGGAAGGTGATGCTGAGCACGCTGATGCAGGAGCGCCTGTCGGTCGGCGGCAACCTGCCCACCGACCTGCACGAACATCTCGTCGCGCTGGCGCGGAAGTGCGCATGGGATGAGCGTCCGGCGATCGAGGACGATCGCGTGCGCGCCCGCATCGCCGACGCCTACCTGCAGCAGAAAGGCGTCGAACTCGTCATCGCCCGCGGCCTCACGGCGATCTCGAAGGGCAAGGCGCCCGGCCCCGAGATGTCGATCACCAAGCTGGTCGCCGGCAAGGCGATGCAGGACATCGCCGCCTTCGCGCTCGAGCTCGCCGGCCCCGAGGGCATGATCGGCCACGAGGCCTTGGGCGGCGACTGGCGCTACATGCAGCGGCTGTGGCTGGGTTCGCCCGGCGCGCGCATGGGCGGCGGCACCGACGAGATCCTGAAGAACGTGATCGCCGAGCGCGTGCTCGGCCTGCCCGGCGAGGTCCGCAGCGACCGCAAGATCCCGTTCCGCGAACTGGAACACGGCTGAAGCCCCTCGAGGAGGAGACAAGACGATGGCAAGCAAACCCCTGAGTGGCGTGAAGGTGCTCGACTTCACCCAGCTCCTGCCCGGGCCGATGTGCACCCTGCATCTGGCCGACATGGGCGCGGACGTGATCAAGATCGAGCCGCCCGGCGGCGAAGCCGGACGCGGCCCGGCCGGCACGCCGATCTCGCACTTCTTTCTCGCGGTGAACCGCAACAAGCGCTCGCTGGCGATCAACCTGCGCGCGCCCGGCGCACGCGAGCTCATCTACGCCCTGGCCAAGGACGCCGACATCGTGGTCGAGGGCTTCCGCCCCGGCGTGATGAGCCGGCTCGGCATCGGTTTTGACGACCTCAAGGCGATCAACCCGAAGCTGGTGTACTGCGCGATCAGCGGCTACGGCCAGGACGGACCGCTTGCCGAGCTCGGCGGCCACGACATCAACTACCAGAGCTACGCCGGCATCCTCGAGCAGAGCGCGGCGCCCGGCGGCAAGCCGCATCCGGGCAACTTCCCGATCGCCGATCTGGCCGGCGGCGCGCTGTCGGCGGCAATGGCGATCCTGGCCGCGCTGTTCGATGCGCAACGCAGCGGCCAGGGGCGCTTCATCGACGTGTCGATGACCGACTGCGCCATGGCGCTCAACGTCCAGCCGCTCGCCAGCCTGCACAGCTGGAAGCAGCCGGTGCCCGCCGGTCACGACACCTTGTCGGGCGGGCTGCCCTGCTATGGCACCTACGAGACCGCCGATGGTCGCCATCTGGCGGTCGGGGCACTGGAGCCCAAGTTCTGGCAGGCCTTCTGCACCGCTGCCGGTTGTCCCGAACTGAGCAAGAGCGGCTGGGCGGCGGGCAAGGCCGGCGCGGCGGTCGAAGCGCAGGTGGCGGAGATCATCAAGGCGCGCACGCTGGCCGAATGGACCGAAGCCCTGGCCGGGGTCGATGCCTGCGTGAGCCCGGTGCTGCGCATCGACGAGGTCCTCGCCCACCCGCTGACCCGCGCGCGCGGCATGACGGTGGAGACGCCGCTGCCCGATGGCGGCAGCGCGCCCTACTTCGCCTTCCCGGTGAAGATGAGCGACTACGCCTTCAGCCTCGACCGTCCGCCGCCTGCTGCCGGCGAGCACAACGAGGCGGTGCTGCGCGCGCTCGGCTACGGCGAAGAGGCGATGGCCACGCTGAAGGCCGCCGGCGCGATCTGACGCCGCCGCGGACGGCCAGCCCGTCCGCTCCCGCTTCCAATCACAACGATCACAATACGGAGACAATCATGAACCCACGCAGCTACAGCCTCGCGGACCTGTTCGCGATCACGGCCGAGACCGTTCCCGAGCGCGACGCGCTCATCATCGGCGACGTCCGCCGGACCTACCGCCAGATGGCCGAGCGCATCGACCGCCTCGCCGCCTGGCTGCACGCGCAGGGCATCGGCCAGGGGGACGTCGTCGGCCTGCAGATGTACAACTCGCCGGAATATCTCGAAGCCTTTCTCGCCGCCTGCCGCGTGCGCGCGGTGCCGGCCAACATCAACTACCGCTACGTCGCCGACGAGCTGCGCTACATCTACGACAACGCCGGCATCAAGGCCCTGTTCTACAGCGCCGAGCTCGAGCCTGAGGTCGCCGAGGTGCTCGATGCCGCGCCGGGGCTGAAGGTGAAGGTGCGCACCGGCGGCGGCGCGCCCGCGCTCGCCGGGGCCACGGCCTACGAAAACGCCCTGGCGGACGATACGAGCGCCCTGCGCGCGATCCGCTGCGACGACAACGACATCTCCCTGCTCTACACCGGTGGCACCACCGGCAAGCCCAAGGGCGTGATGTGGCCGCACAAGGACCTTTTCTTCGGCTGCCTGGGCGGCGGCAGCTTCTACGCCCCCGCCGACGGCCCGGTGGCGACCCCGGAGCAACTCGCCGACCGCATCCGCAAGGGCCACCCGATGCGCTTCATGCCGGTCGCGCCGCTGATGCACGGCGCCGCCCACTGGGCGACGATGGTGTCGCTGTTCGCCGGCCACACGGTGGTGCTCAACGACCAGCATCACTTCAACGCCGAGCATGTGCTCGACATCGCCGCGCAACAGAAGCTCAACGGCATCACTCTCGTGGGCGATGCCATGGCCCTGCCGATCCTCGATGCGCTCAAGGCCGACCCGGGCCGCTGGGACCTGTCCTCGCTGCTCCTGTTCGGCAACGGCGGCGCGGTGATGTCGGCGCACATCAAGGAGGCGCTCAAGCCCTTCCTGCCGCCGAACGTGTATTTCAGCGACGGCATCGGCTCGTCCGAGGGCGGCCAGCTCGGCATGGGCGCCAAGCCCGTCGAGGGCGGCATGATCAAGATCGCCGCCCGGCCCGACCTCAAGGTCGTCGTCGACGGCCAGCGCATCGCCGCCTCGGGCGAATCCGGCATCCTCGCCCGCAGCGGCTATCTGCCGCTCGGCTACTACCGCGACCCGGTGAAGACCGCCGAGACCTTCGTCACCATCGAGGGCACGCGCTATGCGATCACCGGCGATGCCGCCAAGCTCGCCGACGACGGCTCGATCATCGTCTTCGGCCGCGGCAACAACTGCATCAATACCGGCGGCGAGAAGGTCTTCCCGGAAGAGGTGGAAGAGGCCCTGCGCATGAGCCCGCAGATCCTCGACGCCGTCGTCGTCGGCCTCCCCGACCCGCGCTGGGGGCAGCGGGTCACGGCAGTGGTCTCGGTACGCCCCGGGATGGCGCTCGACGTCGATGCGCTCAAGGCCCTGTGCCACGCCCACCTGGCCGGCTACAAGGTGCCGAAGGAAATCGTGACGGTGCCCGAGGTCTTCCGCTCGGCCGCGGGCAAGGCGAACTACGTGTGGGCGAAGGAAGTCGCACAGAAGGCCTCGTCCGCCGCCGCGCCGAGCGCATGAGCCGAAGGCCCGGCAGGTTGCCGACCGGCTGAAGCCTCACGGCCACGAGAAACGCCACTGCGCCGCTGCGCCAGTGGCGTTCTTCGTGTACGCCGGGAACGCTCGGGTGGCGATGCGTTGCGGCGGCCTCGATCGCCCGCATCCCCGGTCGGGCGACCATCGCTCGCCGACCGCCGCCTATGCCCCCAGGGGGTCGGCGAACGCAGCACCACCCGCATCCGAGCAAGCGACACCCGCGACGGCACGGACGTGAAAAAGCCCGCCGGGCGTAATGACCGGCGGGCTTCGGGGACTGCTTCAGGACGGGCTCAGAAGGTGTACTTCACCACCAGGGAGAGCTGGTCGCGGTCGGTCAGCTGGCGGTTCTTGACCGGATCCAGGCTGGCATCGCCGAAGTAGCCCAGGTAGGTCAGGCCGACCTGCAGGTTGCGGCGATAGGTCATCGTCGCGCCCACGCTCAGGCGATGGTCACCCTCGCCCATGCCGAGGTTGCCCTGCAGCGTGCGCCCCTTGAGCTGGCGCGAATAGCTGATCGGCACGCCCAGTTCCCAGTTCTCGATGATGCCCGGGTAGGTCAGGCTGAGCGTCGACGCGAAGGCCAGGCCGTAGC
This genomic stretch from Thauera sp. GDN1 harbors:
- a CDS encoding acetyl-CoA C-acetyltransferase produces the protein MTDVFIFDHVRTPRGKGRADGALAEITPVQLAAQMLEAVRDRNNLDSTLIEDVLLGCVVPVGEQGGNIARVAALVAGFDDSVPGMQINRYCGSGLEAVNFAASKVGSGQVDMAIGGGVESMSRVPMGSDGGAMALDPQVAFKMYFTMQGVSADLLASLHGFTREQCDAYAVESQRRAAQAWANGWFDRSVVPVKDVLGLPVLAKDEAIRPETTLASLAALKPSFLEMGTQYGFDGVALLKYPQLEAIAHMHHAGNSSGIVDGAAAVLVGNAEAGKRAGLKPRARIRSVATVGSEPTLMLDAPSYAAQKALKKAGMTASDIGLWELNEAFSSVVLCLMERLNVPHDRINVNGGAIAMGHPLGATGAMILGTLLDEMERRQVGTGLVTLCEAAGMGTATIIELV
- a CDS encoding 3-hydroxyacyl-CoA dehydrogenase NAD-binding domain-containing protein, producing MTEVIHISVDADGIATLLFDRTDSNMNTMDMKFMAEIEAAIERLATDDAIKGAIFTSGKPVFAAGADLKEMEANLDKAEEIPVAERLKMNASLSKLLRRMETCGKPVACAINGTALGGGTEIALACHYRVVSDARGIQLGLPEVQVGLLPGGGGTQRVSRLIGIQAAMPVVMEGQALSAEKALKMGLIHKIVPAAELLAEAKRWLVEQGDPVQPWDKKGFKVPGGAGPSAPAVAQMLVVSNAMLQARTFHNLPAPKAILSCLYEGPQLPMDKALEVEAKYFTLLQLDPVSRNMIRTLFINKGKADKLMHRPEGVPKTTFRKIGVVGAGLMGAGIAYHCAKLGIETVLIDRDQAAADKGKAYSSKRLEKDIAKGRMTQDKADAILARIHPTTEYAGLADVELVVEAVFEDRGLKAEITRKLDAVLPPHAVIASNTSGLPISELAEAGAHPENFIGMHFFSPVERMPLVEVIRGRKTSPATLARALDLVQAMKKTPIVVNDGPGFFTSRFIGAYINESLAMVTEGVNPALIENAAKMAGIPVGPLTVSDEIGLDTAYHASQQRKKDEGEAFKPTPTFKLVEKLVGELGRHGRKNGKGFFEYAADGTKKLWPSLAERFPPLAEQPGVDEVKARMLYAQLVDAAKAMAEGVVIDPADGDVGSILGVGFPAYLGGPFSMMDTIGLDKVVAECDRLAARYGEQYAAPQLLRDMAARGQRFYGANRVTPPAALR
- a CDS encoding acyl-CoA dehydrogenase family protein — its product is MNFDFSDDQRLLQDAVRTMLADTSTSQAVREVLEGRASHSEAVWRNLIEMGAAAAAIPEQYGGAGLGYLELCLVAEEAGRHLAAVPLSSSFYLAAEAILRAGSDAQKQRWLPQIAGGELVATAALGSRERYRTPAPLAFDGATLTGTSPALVDGGIAGLAVLRVADELVLVDLAGAGVSRTPVPTLDPTRPLAVLHFDRTPADRLPAAEAATNAATVAARVLDGAAVLLAFEQVGGAARILEATRDYSLERKAFGRQIGSFQALKHKMAEIYTAIELARVHAYYGAWALSSDAPELPRAAAAARVSATRAYVVAAEEGIELHGGIGFTWEMDCHLHYRRARHLGQLIGSEHAWRARLADELIKEAA
- a CDS encoding acyl-CoA dehydrogenase family protein: MDFRDTPEEAAFRAEVRAWLEANGQKRSRPDEVFGEGLDDAARLAAAKAWQAKKAAAGYAAITWPKAAGGRGGTAMQHVIYQQEEAAFVVPGMIFEISIGMGLPTVMTWAAPELKARFLRPGLAGEQIWCQLFSEPGAGSDTGGVRTRAVRDGDDWVVNGQKVWTSGAHFCDYGILLTRSDWDKPKQEGLTMFIVDMKAPGVEVRPIHQMSGDSEFNEVFFTDVRIPDTYRLGPECGGWKVMLSTLMQERLSVGGNLPTDLHEHLVALARKCAWDERPAIEDDRVRARIADAYLQQKGVELVIARGLTAISKGKAPGPEMSITKLVAGKAMQDIAAFALELAGPEGMIGHEALGGDWRYMQRLWLGSPGARMGGGTDEILKNVIAERVLGLPGEVRSDRKIPFRELEHG
- a CDS encoding CaiB/BaiF CoA-transferase family protein — its product is MASKPLSGVKVLDFTQLLPGPMCTLHLADMGADVIKIEPPGGEAGRGPAGTPISHFFLAVNRNKRSLAINLRAPGARELIYALAKDADIVVEGFRPGVMSRLGIGFDDLKAINPKLVYCAISGYGQDGPLAELGGHDINYQSYAGILEQSAAPGGKPHPGNFPIADLAGGALSAAMAILAALFDAQRSGQGRFIDVSMTDCAMALNVQPLASLHSWKQPVPAGHDTLSGGLPCYGTYETADGRHLAVGALEPKFWQAFCTAAGCPELSKSGWAAGKAGAAVEAQVAEIIKARTLAEWTEALAGVDACVSPVLRIDEVLAHPLTRARGMTVETPLPDGGSAPYFAFPVKMSDYAFSLDRPPPAAGEHNEAVLRALGYGEEAMATLKAAGAI
- a CDS encoding AMP-binding protein translates to MNPRSYSLADLFAITAETVPERDALIIGDVRRTYRQMAERIDRLAAWLHAQGIGQGDVVGLQMYNSPEYLEAFLAACRVRAVPANINYRYVADELRYIYDNAGIKALFYSAELEPEVAEVLDAAPGLKVKVRTGGGAPALAGATAYENALADDTSALRAIRCDDNDISLLYTGGTTGKPKGVMWPHKDLFFGCLGGGSFYAPADGPVATPEQLADRIRKGHPMRFMPVAPLMHGAAHWATMVSLFAGHTVVLNDQHHFNAEHVLDIAAQQKLNGITLVGDAMALPILDALKADPGRWDLSSLLLFGNGGAVMSAHIKEALKPFLPPNVYFSDGIGSSEGGQLGMGAKPVEGGMIKIAARPDLKVVVDGQRIAASGESGILARSGYLPLGYYRDPVKTAETFVTIEGTRYAITGDAAKLADDGSIIVFGRGNNCINTGGEKVFPEEVEEALRMSPQILDAVVVGLPDPRWGQRVTAVVSVRPGMALDVDALKALCHAHLAGYKVPKEIVTVPEVFRSAAGKANYVWAKEVAQKASSAAAPSA